From a single Artemia franciscana chromosome 9, ASM3288406v1, whole genome shotgun sequence genomic region:
- the LOC136031123 gene encoding coiled-coil-helix-coiled-coil-helix domain-containing protein 7-like, translating into MSKRVRTKDQEINNPCLKESNMSYKCLKENGYDRDLCEKYFANYAACKTFWGKVTTDRRNKGIHPFLPPPEEREKVKEEYLSKT; encoded by the exons atGTCTAAGCGAGTTAGGACAAAAGACCAGGAAATCAACAATCCTTGCTTAAAA GAAAGCAATATGTCCTACAagtgtttgaaagaaaatggttATGATAGAGATCTATGTGAGAAGTATTTTGCAAACTACGCCGCCTGTAAAACATTCTGG gggaaaGTAACTACTGATCGAAGAAACAAAGGCATTCACCCTTTCCTGCCTCCGccagaagaaagagaaaaagttaaagaagaATATTTGTCTAAGACTTAG